From a region of the Teredinibacter turnerae genome:
- a CDS encoding cellulose binding domain-containing protein: protein MPLSPQQLLRTLCCAAALPVFTAIAPSVHAQFKMENLDRGALAAVRDDGSVLVSWRWLGQDPDDTAFNLYRNGVKLNVNPITGQTNWVDTNGSASSTYELEPVINGAAQNKSSVTVWNSTMQRVPLQRPAGGSNQSGSYSYSPNDLSVGDLDGDGQYEILVKWDPSNAKDNSQSGYTGNVYIDAYELDGSFLWRIDLGRNIRAGAHYTQFMVYDFDSDGRAELAVKTADGTRDGLGNTIGDPNADYRNSGGYILSGPEYLTMFNGETGAAMQTIDYVPARGSVSSWGDNYGNRVDRFLGGVAYLDGQNPSLIMSRGYYTRTVIAAWDWYNNQFHQRWVFDSNNAGSATRGQGAHSLTIGDVDSDGRQEIVFGAMTIDDNGTVLSNTGLCHGDALHLSDMNPNNPGLEVFMVHESPSCYNNRGVEMHSADSSQILWSYSGDGDDVGRGLAMDIDPRYPGYEAWASRGGLFSATGQTISSSRPSQINFGIWWDGDLLREILDSNFINKWNYTSYNTTRLLSGGNYSASSNNGTKSNPGLSADILGDWREEVIWRNSNNSELLVFTTPYETNYRLRTLMHDPQYRVAIAWQNVGYNQPPHPGFFLGDGMSFPPQPDIEIVGGEPPVEPTGTVIQEFGTGFCAYDGTVDANNGGFSGAGFTNTDNVLGSAIEWQFTVTSADNYPLRWRYANGSADARGARLLLNNTSIEEIAFSPTSSWTSWSSDGTSVWLSAGTYRARLEATTSSGLGNIDYFAIDSEAAVAADCNQGTSSSSSSSSSSSSSSSSSSSNSSSSNSSSSSSSSSSSSSSSSSSSSSSSSSGGTGSDVTATVNINNDWGGGYCASVLLENTASGPVTWEVGVSVEGTVSSAWNAEWEQVGTQLLLSGVGWNSVLQPGQSIESVGFCANR, encoded by the coding sequence ATGCCTTTATCTCCCCAACAGCTTCTGCGCACACTGTGTTGTGCAGCAGCGCTACCGGTTTTTACGGCCATCGCGCCTTCAGTACACGCCCAATTTAAAATGGAAAATCTCGACCGCGGCGCCTTGGCCGCCGTCAGAGACGATGGCAGTGTACTGGTGAGTTGGCGCTGGCTCGGGCAGGATCCGGACGATACTGCTTTTAATTTGTATCGCAACGGTGTGAAATTAAATGTAAATCCAATTACAGGTCAAACCAATTGGGTCGATACCAATGGCTCTGCCAGTAGTACTTACGAGCTTGAGCCTGTAATTAACGGTGCAGCACAAAACAAGTCGTCCGTAACCGTATGGAACAGTACGATGCAGCGTGTTCCGCTGCAACGTCCGGCGGGGGGCAGCAACCAAAGTGGCAGCTATAGCTATAGCCCCAACGATTTGAGCGTGGGCGACCTGGATGGCGATGGGCAGTATGAGATCCTGGTAAAATGGGATCCGTCAAACGCAAAAGACAACTCGCAAAGCGGCTACACTGGCAACGTTTATATAGATGCCTACGAGCTCGATGGCTCGTTCTTGTGGCGAATCGATCTCGGCAGAAATATTCGTGCAGGTGCGCATTACACCCAATTTATGGTGTACGACTTTGATAGCGATGGCCGCGCTGAACTCGCTGTGAAAACCGCTGACGGCACCCGCGATGGGCTCGGCAATACTATCGGCGACCCCAATGCAGACTATCGCAACAGCGGCGGCTACATTCTCTCTGGCCCTGAATACCTTACCATGTTCAATGGTGAAACCGGGGCCGCCATGCAAACGATCGATTATGTTCCCGCTCGCGGCAGCGTTTCCAGCTGGGGAGACAATTACGGCAATCGCGTCGACCGCTTCCTCGGTGGCGTCGCTTACCTGGACGGCCAAAATCCAAGCCTTATCATGTCGCGCGGCTACTATACGCGTACAGTCATCGCCGCCTGGGACTGGTACAACAATCAATTTCACCAGCGCTGGGTATTCGATTCCAACAATGCAGGCAGCGCAACGCGAGGGCAAGGTGCGCACAGTTTGACGATTGGTGATGTTGACAGCGACGGCCGGCAAGAGATTGTTTTCGGCGCGATGACCATCGACGACAATGGTACCGTGTTAAGCAACACCGGATTGTGTCACGGGGACGCGCTCCATCTGTCCGACATGAACCCCAATAATCCAGGCCTGGAAGTATTCATGGTGCACGAATCCCCCTCCTGCTATAACAATCGCGGTGTGGAAATGCACTCCGCTGATAGCAGCCAGATTTTGTGGAGCTACAGTGGCGACGGCGACGATGTCGGGCGCGGTCTGGCGATGGATATCGACCCGCGATACCCAGGTTACGAGGCATGGGCCTCTCGCGGCGGACTGTTCAGTGCAACTGGCCAGACTATTTCCTCCAGCCGGCCTTCGCAAATCAACTTTGGTATCTGGTGGGATGGCGATTTGCTGAGGGAAATTCTCGATAGCAATTTCATCAACAAGTGGAACTACACCAGTTACAACACGACACGCTTGTTAAGCGGCGGAAACTACAGTGCCAGCTCGAATAACGGTACCAAATCGAACCCTGGTCTTTCTGCGGATATCCTGGGTGACTGGCGCGAAGAGGTGATTTGGCGCAACAGCAATAATTCCGAGCTTCTGGTGTTTACGACACCCTACGAAACTAACTACCGCCTGCGCACGCTGATGCACGATCCACAATACCGTGTCGCAATTGCCTGGCAGAATGTCGGTTACAACCAACCGCCTCACCCAGGCTTTTTCCTCGGCGACGGTATGTCATTCCCGCCTCAGCCGGATATTGAAATTGTTGGCGGTGAACCACCGGTCGAGCCTACCGGTACCGTTATTCAGGAGTTTGGTACCGGGTTCTGCGCATACGATGGCACCGTCGATGCCAATAACGGGGGATTCAGTGGTGCAGGCTTCACAAACACCGACAATGTTCTCGGCAGTGCAATCGAATGGCAGTTTACCGTGACCAGCGCCGACAACTATCCATTGCGCTGGCGCTATGCTAACGGTAGCGCTGATGCCCGTGGAGCACGCTTATTACTTAACAACACAAGTATTGAAGAAATCGCATTTTCACCGACCTCTTCCTGGACCAGTTGGTCGTCTGACGGCACCAGTGTATGGCTGAGCGCAGGCACCTATCGCGCCCGCCTCGAAGCCACAACATCCAGCGGACTCGGAAATATCGATTACTTTGCGATCGACAGCGAAGCCGCCGTAGCTGCAGACTGTAATCAAGGCACCAGCAGTTCGTCGTCCAGCAGTTCTAGTTCTAGCTCCAGCAGTTCATCGAGCTCCAGCAATTCCTCCAGTTCGAACAGCTCGTCGTCTTCCAGTTCGAGCAGTTCATCCAGCTCAAGCAGCTCGTCCAGCTCCAGCAGCAGTTCTAGCTCAGGGGGTACTGGCAGCGATGTCACCGCAACAGTTAATATTAACAACGATTGGGGCGGCGGCTACTGCGCCTCTGTACTCCTCGAAAATACCGCGTCCGGCCCTGTAACCTGGGAGGTCGGCGTTAGTGTTGAAGGTACCGTCAGCTCGGCCTGGAACGCCGAATGGGAGCAGGTAGGCACTCAACTTCTGTTGTCCGGTGTTGGTTGGAATAGTGTCCTTCAACCAGGCCAAAGCATTGAGTCCGTTGGTTTTTGTGCGAACCGCTGA
- a CDS encoding CARDB domain-containing protein, with translation MNILLKKRCENWLRLRSRPFAVIIFMLINTLVYADSHCDGSLSRVGQQVAAALTDEYEVPLSYCNDIIDLYDQNDGRFSESIRREIENTQSSFALSSPTYSKSFVIQFLAPALAERNARALIEGGEKPLFKFITVLYPTRLYQDLISQIDGPLAINIAVYQLLPESNANDMRLLIRDKHVTYSGSPELGRESTNNLSIALNGEIGLLADTQFDMTSSAASAITCSWRTAETNCQSVPPTPALSPIATETAMPVFSLTRGYFASRGGFDLQADIALTTALDQAQRTIFLSQVSYLAGNSLSDYLFESIASAVVRGVEVQSVIGASDIEEHSPAQQLELLGRFIEEKADRWELDDSEKLSAHCRLYFTVKHDGNNNPEPNNAKFFMVDEGTFYVGSQDLAPTSFWSSGTTANGEYEHGYLIDSIAAANQIQEEYWIPLWRNARNNRLYSSYIPEGYNCAATRPRAELIPMEIIPGQTPVSYGDQVRFNSGVKNAGAGRSNNFRVIWRIDGVEVSSAIHTDVPPGAEVTDGESDFTWTATSGIHTISFSVDTDDRVNEIDETNNTREINIAVQEASIDLAVTPIQAPDRTHMPGDQIRLRSSVMNNGTTASNGATVAWRIGGVTQAEANFASIPGGATIRNAKTEYLWTAPTQVGSYDITFSIENAVPGLDYDRSNNSFTRLITVGSGRAALRPTDIEFSPQVAISGEQITFNAGVKNLQNFRSPPFHVRWLVDGTDMGAGGPHPGVGPGETIYGGPNTFTWTAQPGEHTISFEVDSENEVDELGEDDNVAEVVVTIAE, from the coding sequence ATGAATATTTTGTTAAAGAAGCGGTGCGAAAACTGGCTTCGCCTAAGATCGCGGCCATTTGCTGTAATCATTTTTATGCTGATAAACACGCTTGTTTATGCCGATTCACACTGCGACGGCAGCCTATCAAGAGTCGGCCAACAGGTTGCCGCGGCGTTGACGGATGAATATGAGGTTCCACTATCCTATTGCAACGACATTATCGATTTGTACGACCAAAACGATGGCAGATTTTCAGAGTCGATTCGTCGCGAGATCGAAAACACACAGTCATCCTTCGCACTCTCCTCCCCCACTTACAGTAAGTCATTTGTCATTCAATTCCTGGCTCCAGCGCTCGCAGAACGAAATGCTCGGGCCTTGATTGAAGGTGGGGAAAAGCCACTGTTTAAGTTTATTACTGTCCTCTATCCGACTCGACTCTACCAGGATTTAATCAGTCAAATTGATGGTCCGCTGGCAATCAATATCGCGGTATATCAGTTACTTCCCGAAAGTAACGCCAATGACATGCGACTGCTGATTCGCGATAAACACGTCACTTACAGTGGTTCACCTGAACTGGGGCGAGAATCTACCAATAACCTGAGCATCGCTCTCAACGGAGAGATTGGGCTACTCGCCGACACTCAATTCGATATGACCTCGAGTGCGGCGAGTGCAATCACCTGTAGCTGGCGCACCGCCGAGACCAACTGTCAATCGGTACCGCCGACACCTGCCCTATCGCCCATTGCTACCGAAACTGCAATGCCTGTATTTTCCCTGACGCGCGGTTATTTTGCGTCCCGTGGCGGATTTGATCTGCAGGCAGATATCGCGCTCACAACCGCACTGGACCAAGCCCAAAGAACGATTTTTCTATCACAGGTCAGCTACCTGGCAGGCAACAGCCTCTCGGACTACTTATTCGAATCTATTGCCAGCGCAGTTGTGCGCGGTGTAGAGGTTCAATCGGTAATCGGAGCAAGCGACATCGAGGAACATTCCCCGGCACAACAACTTGAGTTGCTCGGCCGCTTCATCGAAGAAAAGGCAGATCGCTGGGAACTGGACGACTCAGAAAAACTCAGTGCCCACTGCCGCCTGTATTTCACTGTAAAGCACGACGGCAATAACAACCCGGAGCCTAACAATGCAAAGTTTTTTATGGTGGACGAAGGAACCTTTTACGTCGGCTCTCAGGATCTCGCCCCAACCAGCTTTTGGAGTAGTGGAACAACAGCAAATGGCGAATACGAACACGGTTATTTAATTGACAGTATTGCCGCAGCCAACCAGATTCAAGAAGAATATTGGATACCTCTCTGGCGCAATGCGAGAAACAACCGCCTGTATTCCAGCTACATTCCCGAGGGCTACAATTGCGCAGCAACCCGTCCCCGCGCCGAATTAATTCCTATGGAAATTATTCCCGGGCAAACACCGGTTTCCTATGGCGATCAGGTACGGTTTAACTCTGGAGTCAAAAATGCCGGGGCTGGCCGATCCAATAATTTCCGTGTGATATGGCGCATAGACGGTGTCGAAGTTTCCTCCGCGATACACACAGACGTACCACCCGGTGCGGAAGTTACTGATGGTGAAAGCGATTTCACCTGGACGGCGACCAGTGGTATTCACACAATCAGCTTCTCAGTCGACACCGATGATCGAGTGAACGAAATTGATGAAACGAACAATACCAGAGAGATCAATATTGCCGTTCAGGAGGCCTCTATTGATTTGGCGGTAACCCCTATTCAAGCACCGGACAGGACACATATGCCAGGCGATCAAATACGGCTCAGATCCTCCGTTATGAATAACGGCACCACCGCATCGAATGGCGCGACCGTCGCCTGGAGAATCGGCGGTGTCACTCAAGCAGAAGCAAACTTTGCTTCAATTCCTGGCGGTGCAACAATTCGCAATGCAAAAACCGAATACCTTTGGACCGCACCTACCCAAGTTGGCAGCTACGATATTACCTTCTCAATCGAAAATGCTGTGCCCGGCTTGGATTATGACCGCAGTAATAATAGTTTCACCCGCCTGATAACAGTAGGTTCCGGCCGCGCAGCACTGCGTCCAACCGATATTGAATTTTCTCCGCAAGTCGCGATATCTGGCGAACAGATAACGTTTAACGCGGGCGTTAAGAATTTACAAAATTTCAGATCACCACCGTTCCATGTACGCTGGCTGGTTGATGGAACAGATATGGGTGCCGGTGGCCCGCACCCAGGTGTTGGGCCTGGAGAAACAATTTATGGAGGGCCAAACACGTTTACCTGGACAGCACAACCGGGCGAACACACGATCAGTTTTGAGGTGGACTCTGAAAACGAGGTGGACGAACTCGGGGAAGATGACAATGTGGCAGAGGTCGTAGTCACTATCGCGGAATAG
- a CDS encoding TonB-dependent receptor plug domain-containing protein, which yields MYKLNKWVPYVGARVLVALPCLMVAQVVSAQEDVAYDEEMITIGTRSSAGRTAMDSPVPVDLINADDMAATGATEVGRMLQSLAPSFNFSSSSISDGTDALRPATLRGLGPDQTLVLVNGQRRHNSALIHVNTSVGRGTAGTDMNAIPVSAIKRIEILRDGAAAQYGSDAIAGVINIVLKDDPAAGSAHASYGEYSEGDGETTVLSTNKGFAVGSDGYVNLSLEFRDRGNTNRAGLTGVCQYKDTCVELSDGSYQTSDEREINFDRKNFRIGDADSEQTSAVLTFGKPLADALTLDGSVTYSTRDNTSAGFYRRANQSANNPSEMYDGTPVNGGEAFYPDGFLPLINTTIDDYSAAAGLSGDIGSAWQWHSAVGFGQNDFAYNISNSVNASLVSLTGDSPTSAFAGELSLSLFTFDNDFVNDTDWGLLALGAGYRQDTYQIKQGDEVSYRDYDTTDGVSLGENDAAGGIQVFPGFQPENAVDESRDAFYAYVDTEFDITESFMVSAAARFENFSDFGDTINFKTSFSYDAATFLTFRGAVSTGFRAPSMHQLYTSNVSTQFNSQGVAEQVGTFRNDSAIGRELGLPELKEETSLNSSVGFILHPAEGWSLTTDFYRIEIEDRIVISGRISETDGAVPSVDQAFADAGVGTAQFFLNAADTTTQGVDIVLTYDHDFSNGGMLGVSLAGNYTETEVDSVRSPDSLSDVPGIQDLIFTEQDRSILEEWQPEDRVNLSFNYRLGPFASNLAFNRYGSYTVLDGDSQTFSAKTLVDLKLSYDFMDNLTFALGGNNIFDVTPDENHVGQSRAGRIVDASGNVVVDTEGVFFYSRRSAPFGFNGAFFYTNLTYHF from the coding sequence GTGTACAAACTCAATAAATGGGTTCCCTATGTTGGTGCGCGTGTGTTGGTAGCGCTGCCCTGTTTGATGGTCGCGCAGGTAGTCAGCGCGCAAGAAGACGTTGCGTACGACGAAGAAATGATCACCATTGGTACGCGATCAAGTGCTGGCCGCACAGCAATGGATTCTCCCGTACCAGTGGACTTGATAAACGCTGACGATATGGCCGCAACAGGGGCAACGGAAGTCGGGCGAATGCTGCAATCACTGGCTCCCTCCTTTAATTTCTCGAGTTCCAGTATCAGCGATGGTACGGATGCGTTGCGACCCGCCACCTTGCGGGGTTTAGGGCCAGACCAGACACTGGTGCTTGTGAATGGGCAGCGCCGACATAACAGCGCATTGATCCACGTGAATACGTCGGTAGGGCGCGGTACCGCCGGCACCGATATGAACGCGATACCGGTCTCTGCCATTAAACGCATCGAAATTTTGCGCGACGGCGCGGCCGCACAATACGGTTCTGATGCCATTGCCGGTGTGATTAACATTGTTCTCAAAGATGATCCTGCTGCGGGGAGCGCACACGCCTCCTATGGCGAATACAGTGAAGGTGATGGTGAGACCACGGTGTTAAGTACCAACAAAGGTTTTGCTGTGGGCAGCGATGGTTACGTTAACCTCTCGCTGGAATTCCGTGACAGAGGCAATACTAATCGTGCGGGCTTAACTGGCGTTTGCCAATACAAGGATACCTGCGTTGAATTATCCGACGGCTCATACCAGACAAGCGATGAGCGCGAAATTAATTTTGATCGCAAAAATTTTCGTATTGGCGATGCGGATTCCGAACAAACATCGGCGGTACTTACCTTTGGTAAACCGCTCGCTGACGCACTGACGTTGGATGGCTCAGTAACCTATTCAACCCGTGACAATACCTCAGCTGGTTTTTATCGACGGGCCAATCAGTCTGCCAATAACCCCAGCGAGATGTACGATGGAACGCCGGTCAATGGCGGCGAAGCCTTCTATCCGGACGGATTTCTGCCCTTAATCAATACAACGATCGACGATTATTCCGCGGCTGCAGGCTTATCGGGTGACATCGGCTCCGCGTGGCAGTGGCACAGTGCTGTTGGTTTTGGCCAAAACGATTTCGCCTACAACATCAGCAACTCTGTTAATGCCTCGCTGGTATCACTTACCGGTGATAGCCCGACCAGTGCGTTTGCGGGCGAACTGAGTTTGAGCCTGTTCACCTTCGACAATGATTTCGTTAACGATACCGACTGGGGTTTACTGGCGCTGGGTGCAGGGTATCGACAGGACACCTACCAGATTAAACAGGGCGATGAAGTGTCCTATCGTGACTATGACACGACCGATGGGGTATCGCTCGGCGAGAATGATGCGGCTGGGGGGATTCAGGTATTTCCGGGCTTCCAGCCAGAAAATGCGGTAGATGAGTCGCGCGATGCGTTCTACGCGTATGTGGATACTGAATTTGATATTACCGAAAGCTTTATGGTGAGTGCCGCGGCGCGTTTTGAAAACTTCAGCGACTTTGGCGATACCATTAATTTTAAAACCAGCTTCAGTTATGACGCGGCCACATTTTTGACATTCCGCGGCGCGGTAAGTACCGGTTTTCGTGCACCTTCCATGCACCAGCTCTACACAAGTAATGTGAGCACCCAATTTAACTCACAAGGTGTGGCGGAGCAGGTAGGTACTTTCCGCAATGACAGTGCTATTGGCCGCGAACTGGGCCTGCCGGAACTAAAAGAAGAAACGTCGCTTAACTCCAGCGTGGGCTTTATTCTGCACCCGGCAGAGGGGTGGAGTTTAACCACCGATTTCTATCGTATTGAAATTGAAGACCGCATTGTTATTAGTGGTCGTATCTCTGAGACCGACGGCGCAGTACCGTCTGTTGATCAGGCATTTGCTGATGCTGGCGTAGGCACCGCGCAGTTCTTCCTTAACGCTGCAGATACCACAACGCAGGGCGTGGATATTGTGCTGACCTACGATCACGATTTTAGCAATGGTGGCATGCTTGGCGTTTCACTCGCAGGTAACTATACCGAAACAGAAGTAGACAGTGTGCGTTCGCCCGACAGCCTTTCTGATGTGCCAGGCATTCAGGATTTGATTTTTACCGAGCAGGACCGATCAATTCTGGAGGAGTGGCAACCGGAAGACCGCGTGAATCTATCCTTTAATTATCGCCTGGGGCCTTTTGCGTCTAATCTGGCATTTAACCGATACGGTTCCTACACGGTGCTTGATGGCGATAGTCAAACATTCAGTGCGAAAACCTTGGTGGACTTAAAGCTGAGCTACGATTTTATGGATAACCTGACCTTTGCGTTGGGTGGTAACAACATCTTTGATGTAACGCCAGATGAGAACCATGTCGGTCAAAGTCGGGCTGGGCGCATAGTCGATGCATCCGGCAATGTGGTGGTAGATACAGAAGGTGTGTTCTTTTATTCGCGTCGCTCCGCGCCTTTCGGTTTTAATGGAGCGTTTTTCTACACCAACTTGACGTATCACTTCTAG